The segment GATGTATACTCAAAGCGTGCTTACGCTGTCCCAGTGAAGAAGATGAGTGCAGAGCTCGTATCTCAAGCAATGAAACATATTTTGAAGGCTTCAGGCGCGTTCAGACAAGTACAGTCAGACAAAGGTACTTAATTTTACAACAGACCATTTCAGAGCTTGATGAAAAAACAAAGAATAAATCATTTTTCAACAACAGCGAAATTGTCAAACGTTTTATAAGAAGTTTTAAATCTCTCTTGTTTACAGAGATATCGGCTCagggaaattacaagtggctgacgCTTTTGTCTAAAGTTATGAAAATATATAATGGTTGATTCCATAGAACCATTGGCATGAGTCCTGACCAGGTCAAGAACAATTCTCTTCTTACAACCATTTACAgtgatatgaaaaaaattgaaaaaaaaattatcccagGCGGCTGAAAGCTCGGGTAGGCGATCATGTACTGATCTCaagaaataagaatttttttcaaaaggttATTCCATAAATTGGTCTCACAAGATTTTTAAAGTGGTGAAAATATCCAACATTTACCCTAGAACCTACTACTTGTCTGACCTGGATAGTAATTAAGTTAAGAGTGGTTTTTATTCTGAAGAAATTCAAGTGACGGAGTATCAAGACACTTGCAGCTGGCTGGTGTCGCCTGCAGTGTATTTCTCACCTGCCTCCCTTCTGTGATTGGGGAGATGTGTATggttaaaagttttaaaactctTGACTGTTATAACACAGGAGTTTTTCaactgaataataacacaaataacattaattatatttattttacacacgcatacacacacacacacacacacatagtatAACATAAGAAAAGCtaaatttatatcaaaatattttttattacttaacacCGAATTACTGAACATATCTAGCACTATATTAATACACAACAAACATTTTAAAGACTATGTAACACTATAAaacaactattaatttaaaaaatgaaattttttataagaaaataatGGTATCTTATACTTATTCTATTAAATGTGACGCTCTAGTATGCACCTTTTTTTTCCGACAAAGGCTGGGTGGCACTATAtggtaatttaaatgtttaggGTCTTTTGATGTGATGTCATCTACTAGTACtataaaaacaagatggtggtctatGAATTTAAAACACGAAGAGTACTATAAATAAAGATGGCGATCTCTCTTTGAACTTAATCGTGAccaagcactataaaaaaaagatggtggtgtCTCTCTTTGAACTTAGTACTATATTGGTCCTAGATatgctttttttaatatataaaacatttttattttaaaaaaactattatatgAACATATCTACCACTatggtattgttacgatttccctgcgggttcgtaaggatagcccaattaatagattttatttcacacacagttttatttattaccactacttgtcacttacaaataatcttctaagatggcagataattaattacaggtaaagaaatgccaattccccagtcactcgtttcacacacctcgctgggccgcacttccggcgcaactctgaccgcagcacccctcgtgggtctccgccgcgggactccgtcgccgcactccgccgctgccgtcacactcttcgccgagatcccacacgacgactcgctcgcaacttcgcccgggactccgccgcgcccgcgactctatcgcccggaaactccaccgcgggaaaactcccgactccactgagctctctcactccctgccctggaaccttcgtccaaggacttcgccactctgccgcacccgcggcactatcgcccggaaactccgccgcgggagaactcactcagtcaccgactgactgactgactcagaCTCAACcaccttatatagcccttgggttcccgtccagaacaatcgggcatgtctccgagatatcgcgcgaccttcgccgtcgaaatgcccagaaacgcgtcgtgagtcctcgaaggacgcgatggctgctctaagaacgccgataaaggcgtctgagtccttttattccgcagtgcggcctcttttaagtaacccgatctgaggcaggtgtgcgctgcgacggtcaggatgtagcgagatagtatgacacgagataccagggagaggatgcaggtggaagggggcgcagacaggccgaacgagcgcggcaacgccagcactgcagccaagcgcgatcgtaacattgccccctccttaaacctgttcgtcccgaacaggtaatgcatctcctcctggaggttcccatgctactcgaagtttaggcctcctgcctttcctccatcgcgggctgtacagtctcaccagataaccctctatctcattagatgtagcttctcttgtcacccggcgacacttctgcgttgcagatgccccatgtcgttcagccagctgcccgagatgGGCTGACCGTTGCCTTGGAcagacccgatactcttgagtgcattgcttactGCCTTCCAACGGTTTCCTTgtatcttccctttttctctccatttcttctctcgcagctacttgttcgcacagcatttcATCCCGGCtcctcttcgtctcttcttggttacttgtgccctcttggttcttatgagtctcacctggactgcacttagtttccCCTTGCACCCTCTTCATGAccccttgtgttctcattttctcttctctgtctttattcccctgttcttggtctttctttacctcttcttggtcttcctgcgtctcttcttggtctttcttcgtttcttctttgcacttctctatctcttcttgactcatgtacatctcttctcggcttttcttcatctcttcttggcatttacccctctctctttggtttatcttcatttctttatgttcaatattccttactttgtaactcatcttcacttctgtacttttcttcagctcttctttcatcctcatgtcctggctgttctctccTTGGCTAATTTTCTCATGACTGTTTttctcatcactgttcttctcatcactgttcttctcatcGTTGTTCTTCTCATCCTTGTTCTTCTCATCGTTCTTCTCTTcgttgttcttctcttcgctgttattctcttcttggctggtcttctcctggccggtcttctgttcgctgttattctcttcactgtttTTATCATGGCTattcttctcttggctgttcttctcttctaggcttatcttcacttcggtcttcatttcattcttaatttcttcctggcaactcttcatttcatcctgatTCTTCTTCAGTTTCTCTACACTATTATTCGActcactcttcttttcttcatggtggttcttactatccttcctttcactcttcatttcttccgtaaatttctttatactgGTTACCATTTCTTCTGTATagttcttcatactggctaacatttctttgttatagttctcccaagtggctcttatttcttctagggcaaccattatctccttgtattgctcgtcagtaagcccttcagtagccatctctctctaaagcatttactaataattaaacaacctaaataataattttttaaatgctgttcttaattttaaatgacctagacgaaccttctaattaaaataacaataactctattacattcaaaactatcactgactacagtaaactcaaactagctctagaaaattacaaattcactaaatttctaaacactaactatattctagTAAACTAAATGatatccttaacttttattctaataataaaactgagtcctaaatctattaattagggctatcccacttctgacaccaaaatgttacgatttccctgcgggttcgtaaggatagcccaattaatagattttatttcacacacagttttatttattaccactacttgtcacttacaaataatcttctaagatggcagataattaattacaggtaaagaaatgccaattccccagtcactcgtttcacacacctcgctgggccgcacttccggcgcaactctgaccgcagcacccctcgtgggtctccgccgcgggactccgtcgccgcactccgccgctgccgtcacactcttcgccgagatcccacacgacgactcgctcgcaacttcgcccgggactccgccgcgcccgcgactctatcgcccggaaactccaccgcgggaaaactcccgactccactgagctctctcactccctgccctggaaccttcgtccaaggacttcgccactctgccgcacccgcggcactatcgcccggaaactccgccgcgggagaactcactcagtcaccgactgactgactgactgactcagaCTCAACcaccttatatagcccttgggttcccgtccagaacaatcgggcatgtctccgagatatcgcgcgaccttcgccgtcgaaatgcccagaaacgcgtcgtgagtcctcgaaggacgcgatggctgctctaagaacgccgataaaggcgtctgagtccttttattccgcagtgcggcctcttttaagtaacccgatctgaggcaggtgcgcgctgcgacggtcaggatgtagcgagatagtatgacacgagataccagggagaggatgcaggtggaagggggcgcagacaggccgaacgagcgcggcaacgccagcactgcagccaagcgcgatcgtaacagtattttaagTGATGTCATTAATATAATTCTCTCTGgacaaactatatatataaaatgacgtggggagattattattattattattggagCGTACTGTGCATGTAGTCCCAGCAGACAACTAAATGGCGCTTGACTGTGGCGTGCTCTCTTTGGTGAGAGTTGGTATTAAAGATGGTGGCTTATATCATAGCTAGTACTCAGATGTGGCGCCCCACCCCTCTGTGAGTGTATGGCGGCATAACTAGTACTGTAGCTTATattctttatttcttttttaatcttCAACTGACCTGGTCTAGCGGTTAAGATCACTGCCTTCCAATATCAATGTGCTCACGTCCCCCGGATCAAACCCCAGCAGCCGCTGCCGCCGCAGCaacgtttttattattaatataaataacttcAGTGCTACACAGCAACACCTCCTAGATCCTAAAGAATGAACCACAGCAGACGACgctccaaagataactccacgtGGCGACATACCCCCCACCTGCCACAcccaccccaagcaaccacctgttgctaggaaacaaaatggtggcctctAGACCAAGAATAACACAGCCTCCTACCCACTCCACCTCTTGGGGGTCCCCTTCCCCCTGGGATAGGAATAGCATAGCCTCTTCCCGTAGATCCCTTAGTCCCAGAACCAGCTTGTTAGCACTACTCTCAATCCCGCCACTCTCCGTCGTGCCACTCtcaagggggtctctcaccctcttagcCGATGTCGGCTTCTCTTCACTTGCGGAACTCTCTGAAATGTCACCGAACTCGCGGAGGCTGGCATCGCTGTTTAAGTACTTATGGTGCCCTTCTCGAactgacgagagcggctgtgatgagtcgcatcatcccgggccgacccgacgcacGAAACATAGTGAATGGCGAtgtttattcacgccactccatgcGGCTGCCACTTTCAGCCTGGAATTCCCAAGCTGCTTAATGTGATAATAGTTAGAGGCAGGACAATGCGCATATAACGAAGGAGGGGGATGGGGTAGTTACGACCGTTGTAATCTGGTCAGGCATGGGAGAGACATGTCAAGAACAATAGCTCTCCACTTTCCTTGTTAGTGATAGTGCAACCAAAGCATAGATAGTGTGGACTACTCACGTCTATGCATGCTTGAACCCGTTCAGGAGCAGCTGCAGTGGGACTTTTTCCACTTATGTTTCCAGATAGTACTGTAGcttcaaaaaaaattccacaaggACAAATTAGCATATAGTTTCACATTTGGCCTTGGGCCTCATCTTGCATCATTATTTTCTGATAGTGTACAGAAAAGCTTTTTTTTTGGCACTATGTGTTGATGAAAGTCTGAATGATATttaccaaaaacagtaaaatggCATTGTTATAAAATATTGGGATTTAGAATACAGTATATCATGTACTAAATAATTAACATCTGCTTTTCTTGAGCATTGTACGGCAGTAGATCTGCTTGAAAAAGTTATATTGTGTGTTCGTGAAGCCAAACTTTCCCTAAAACGTTTAATTCAACTAACTACTGATGGACCAAATGTAAATCTGAATATGATTTCTGATCTCAAAAGTTACCAGAACAATAAGAATGATACTAAAAAAGACCATTTCAATATTGTTACTTGTCCATTGCTAATAATCAATGGTGCTTACAAAACTGCACAAAGGTTGGTTGGCAACTTAATCAGTTTCTTGGAGCATTGTATTAACTGGTTTAAGAATTATCCATCTCTGCGTGCTGTTTATTCTGATTACTGGTTCCAGAGTTTTTCCAAAAAAAGTTCTGTGCTGTGCGGTAGACTGATAACTCACCTGTAATCAAAATATGTCTAGAAATAATTCCATTTCTGACAAAAATACCTAGCAGACAAAGAGCTTGAGAAAAATCCTCCCAACACCCAGAACCTTGGCACTGTGAAAAAGGCTTTGTTGGAAGATTCAGTTCTGGAAGCCAAACTGCTTTTTCTGCTATGATTGCTGAGGAGTTGGAAGAATTTCTGACAAACTTCCATAGAAATGATCCTCTTCTTCCTTTTATTCACCAATAGTTGTTTCTTTTGAAGAAGAAGTTTTATCAAGCAAAATGTAATggacaaaattttaattattctagTTGAAGAGTCTGGGTATCTAGAATGAGAATATCTTACGAAATACTGTTTTCATAGGGATTGGTTTTGGTGCCACTTTCAGTCTCAGAAAAGGTGAAGGAGCTTGACTACCTGAAATTAAGGGCTGACTGTAGGTAATTTCTGTTATATTTATTTGCCAAACTATGAAAAGAGTCCTCAGAGAAAGAGAATTGTGTTGGGCTCAACTTGCTTGTCTCCTTCAGTAAAGGTTAGCGACTCAGAGCTCTTAGAGCTAAGGTTGCCATTGAGGAACTTATCTCACAGTCAGTTGGCACCTGCTGATGGAGAGATGATTATTATTAGAAAGTTCACAGTTTTGTAAACATCCCGAGATGTTGAAagctgcaaaatattttaattagaaaaaaagaaaacctgacaagttaatttttaattttatcagctCACTGATGCAAGATGCATGTGAACAGTTAATCCTACTCTTCCAGCACTTTTTGATTTGTTTCCATGGAAATGCAGCGGTAGAGAAAAAGTTTATCtttcaataaagtttttttggttgaaaatctTCAAAGATTGGTCATGGCCACATCTTTTCACTTCCAGGTGAAgcttttaattttaaactaatgtGTTTTGGACTAGACAGCAAGAAGGAAGGAAGACCTAAGAATGAAAAAGAACAAATAGGATGAGGtgttaaatgcaagaaaaagagCAGCAGCATGCAGCACACTAAATAAAGTTACTCaaaatgaaaaaagtaaaaattgcttgaagagaaaaataggagaattattaaaaatagagATGGAATAGAGAAAACTTAAGAAAAGTGTATAAACAGTTTTAGTGCCAATAATTaatctaatgtaaaatatttgaaaccTTGAAAATTGTTTGTGCAcccttttaaaaacatttaatgcataatacttaaaatttcaGGTTGTAGCGAATTTTTTAAAGGTCTCCAAAAGTGACTGATTTTTGCTGTTGGAACCTGGTTGACATCCTGTACTATCAATATATACTTCTGTAGATATTAAATTTACACCAAAAACAATTGCAGTTTCTCCATTTAAAATGATCTTGATCCAAATTGATCagtaaaacacaaaaatacaatttgggAGTAGTCTAGATCTCTATTGCATAAAAATGCTTATGATGTCACCAAGGTGGCATCACTTACGTCATTACCACACCTACATTCTAACGTAGCAATAACTGCAATGTGGGGTTTTGGGCAGGGAACTATAAATGTGCTATTTTCATgcatttccatttttttaatattatactttttcaATATTGTAAAATAGACTATAAATACCAGTAGCTATTTCACCTAACATCACAAATTAAACCCACAACCCACACCCCTCACCTAACATCAACCATCAACTTCCATGATGTCATACATTTCCCCTACTTTATTTCCATCCAATAATAAGACCGGTATCAAATTTTGAACTTTCCccctcaatttttttaaatatatacatgtcTAGAGAGATATCCCTAAACCCCTTAACTCATTAGAACAAAAACACAGGCAGCAGGTTTAACTTCTTTTCTTGCATTCATTGGGAAATATCAGACCAAACATGGATGCCATAACCCATCTAATAACTATAAAAGGAACAGCGGGCTGGCTGCACATTATGCCAATCATGCTTTATCTCTTGGTTCACTTCTGTTATGATCAACAAATAAATCACCCTAAGGTGATTATATCATGATCTGAAAGACATAGCATTCCAGATTGTCTTTGCTGGTTTTATATATTCCTGGTAATATGTGGAGATTTTCTGCTAGTGATATCCTTGTTGGGAACAAGAAGGGTAATGGACATAAATATTTATGCATACACACAGCCACCATCTAAAACTGCTGCCCCTGGGATGTTGCAGTCTTGAGATTAGAATTGTGGTTCTCTAGTTTTGCCTAATTTATTTCCACTGTTCAACCCACCCCTCGAATATTGCTCACAGGTGCAGTTAAACTCTTTTTAACCTTGCGAAGGGACAATCAGTATGATTTGACAACTGACATTACACTTTCTCTTTATCAAAACCGAATGGTAGTTAGCTCTGTGGATAATGGTAGCTAGAATTTTCTTTGTTCATGGTCAGATTACAGAAAACAAATGTTGGCAGAAAGCCAGAGTACTGCAGGTCTCGTTCCAAAACTAAGATAGTaattatgtttgaaaataaaGCTGAAACATCAGGTATACACCATCTTGCAGTTGGTACATATTTGAGAAGTGTTCATCAGGGTGTTTACTAAACTGGCCACAAGCAAAAGCAAATATTGGGCAGATAAATTTGCAGGAGCATTTTGCATTGAGATAAAAACTAAGGAAGTCGctatataatactttttttaagggTCAAtgatacacatatatgtatatttttaaatatttttactataggTTTATTTGAAGTCAATGTAGAAAATATACGTAAGTGTTATGAGCATAACTTATTAGTAACAtacattttaattacaaaaaaaattgacaacaTTTAAACCAAAATTGGCTTTTAGGGAACTAAATTATGAGAAACTATTAGCTACTGCATGAAAAGCAATATCTGTAAGAGCTTATTTAAAAACCTTAATAGGTGCACAATTCGCTATTTCTTGTAATAAACTGGGTAAAGAAGATATTTGCCAAACCTGTGCATAGCATACTCCTTGTACTCTTGAATTATTTGGTAACAATCTTTAAGAGTTACTAAAGAGGTATTTACTTTTGTCGTAGTGCATACGAAGTGGTAGTGCCACCACGGGGAAAGCAGTTGGTCAAGACAGACATTCAGATAGAACTCCCTCCAGGATGTTATGGCCGCATCGCCCCGCGGTCTGGCTTGGCATATCACAACCACATTGACGTTGGCGGTAGGTATTAAAAGCTgaccaaccattaaaaaaaactaatgtggtttttttttttttaagtttacaagtgttttttttttattattattattttgcttccATGTGATGGTTAACTTTTTCCTTTTTATTGCTACTTGCAGCTGGTGTGATAGATGAAGACTACAGAGGCAATGTGGGTGTGTTGTTGTTCAATCACTCAGAACAGCCATTTGTAGTGAAGAGAGGTGACAGAATTGCTCAGTTGATTTGTCAAAGGATATTCTACCCCGATTTGGTTGAAGTAGAGGTAAGTAGttcttgaaaattaaaatgttagtaAATAGTATTTCAGTGAAACATCTTTAATCTGGCATTCTATGGTTTGGCAAATTCTTTAATTCGGCACCAATCGAGCAGCTCTTATTCTGATTTTTTCGGGTGGATCTGGCTGTTGATTTTGGCCGCATGTCGCGTCACTAAGTTGCTTGtgttttttgttggttcagaGTTTGTC is part of the Bacillus rossius redtenbacheri isolate Brsri chromosome 8, Brsri_v3, whole genome shotgun sequence genome and harbors:
- the LOC134534722 gene encoding deoxyuridine 5'-triphosphate nucleotidohydrolase, coding for MHSHISPSSTGATTRVCRVAQAYATSTPWDQSLMPTPTRIPRTPTRLPTCGAATVAAKHQQLRAYEVVVPPRGKQLVKTDIQIELPPGCYGRIAPRSGLAYHNHIDVGAGVIDEDYRGNVGVLLFNHSEQPFVVKRGDRIAQLICQRIFYPDLVEVEDLSDTERGENGFGSTGKN